Below is a window of Mycolicibacterium rhodesiae NBB3 DNA.
GGGAGCCCGCGACTGGGTCTGATCGGCTATATGTTTGCGCTAGTGGTTGCGGTCCTTAGTCCGGCGGTATGGGCTGCCAGGGGGACGCATGGCGTGGAGCGAGTGGTGGTCTTTGTGGCGTTGGGCGCCGCGGCTATCCCCGCGTGGGCTGTAATCGATCGAGGCAACTCGGCGGGCTTCCTGGTACCGATCGCCCTTCTTTTTTTAGTGGCCTTGAGCCGTCGGCAGTGGCGTCTCGCCGCCATCATGGTGGTGCTCGCGGCCCTGGTGAAACCATGGTTCGTTGTCCTTGTTGTCGCTCTTTTCGTGGCCCGGCAGTGGAGGTGGGGTGGCCTGGCTCTCGCCGGCGTTCTGGTCTCGAACGTCGCCGCATATCTCTTATGGCCGCAGGACTTTCCTAAGACCATCATGCAGTCGATCAACAACGTTTCTGCCGTGGCTTCATCCCCCGGAGCACTAATCGACTTGCGCAACGTGTCTTTCGGCCGAGCGCTCTTACTGCTCCCAGACACGCTTGCGTCTCTTCAGGGGGGGAAGGTTCCGGACGGCTTCCTGGCCGGCCCTCGATCGATTATCGGATACGCCATATTGGCGCTAGTCGTTGTCGCCTTGCTGATACTCGGTCGGCGAATTCCGCCCCTCATGGCGGGGATCGTGCTACTTGCCACGGCTGCACTTTCTCCGCCAATCGCCTACTACTACTACCTAATATTCGTCTTGCCAATAGCTGCGATAGTCGTCCGCAGTCCCGATGGATCGCTTGGTACGGGTATATTCGAGCACTTTGCAGCAAACCGCGAGCGCCGACGCTTAGTAGCCGTCTCTGTGAGCTTGGCCACTGCATTTACGATCGTCCAGATTGCGTTGCCTACCCCACCGATCCCCGCTCCGATCTTCGGCCAGTTTGGAGCCCGAGGAATCATCGGAACCACGCCGATAGTCCTCACCACGTCGATTCTGGCCCCGCTCCTGTGGCTGATCGCGTGTGTTGTAGTCATCATCTCGTACGCGCGTAGACCAGTTCACGTGCGGGGACTCGGCGACGATGACGACCCAGTGGCTCTCGAGGACGGCTCTCCAAGCACTTCGGCAGATAGATCCGAGGCGATTAGTAGTCACCCACCAGCGGAGGACTAGTTGAACCTAGAGCACCGCTGTCACGCTGTCACGCTGTCGACGTTAATTGCCCATTTTTGGTCGGTGGCACATGTTGCGGAGTCAACCCCGAGTCGCACCCCAGGTAACGCGAAACTGCTAAAAAGTTCTCTGACCCACGAAGGAATATGGGAGGCACGTTTTCGTGATATTTGCCTTGGCTAGCTACGGAACTCGCGGCGATATAGAGCCGACCATCGCTGCCGGCCGTGAACTGCTACGCAGAGGGCACATTGTTCGCGTAGCTGTCCCACCCAACTTGGTCGGCTTCGTTGAGTCGGCCGGACTAAAGGCTGTCGCCTATGGGCCAGATCAGCAGGAGGGCTTCTGGGACGTGGACTTTCTCAGCAAGTTCTGGAAGGTCCGAAAGACGATCGACTCTTGGCGCGAAGCCCAGAGGCTTCTCATTGAGGCTTGGGCGAAAATGAGCCACACGTTGTTGACGATTGCCGACGGAGCCGACTTGCTGTTCACTGGCCCGGGGTTCCCGGGGGTACCCGCGAATGTCGCGGAGTACTACAACGTGCCGTTGGCCGTGATGCACTACTTCCCAATGCTGCCTAACAGTCAGCTCGCCCCGAAAATGCCGGCTCCGGCAGTGCGCAGCGCAATGAGGATGCTGGACTGGCCCCAGCATTTCGTGACCAAGAAAGCCGAGGAGGTACAGCGCCATGAATTGGGGCTGCCCACGGCAACTCGTCCTGCACCGCGACGTATTACCGCGCGCGGATCGCTTGAAATCCAGGCCTATGACAAGGCGTGCTTCCCTGAGCTGGCAATCGAGTGGTCCGAATGGGGCGACCAAAGGCCGTTCGTTGGTACGCTGACCATCGAGACGGCGACGGACACCGATGAGGAAGTCGCCTCGTGGATCGCTGACGGGACTCCACCGATTTTCTTCGGCTTCGGAAGTACCACGGTGAAGTCTCCTATCGAGACGGTCGAGATGATCGCCGCTGCGTGTACAGCGCTCGGTGAGCGCGCGCTGGTGGGCTCTGGGCGAAGCGACTTCAGCGATGCGCCGCATTTCGACCACGTCAAGGTGGTGGGCTTGGCGAACTACGCGTCAGTCTTCCCCGCATGTCGAGCGGTCGTGCACCACAGCGGTGCCGGGACCACGGCTGCGGGGCTACGCGCGGGGGTCCCCACGCTTAGCCTTTGGAGCCTGGGCGATCAGAGAATTTGGGCAAACCAGATCGCACGTCTGAAGGTAGGTACCGCCCGGCCTTTCTCTACTACCACGCGCGAGACGCTTGCAAGCGACCTGCGCAAGATCCTCACCCCGGACTACGTGGCCCGAGCGCGCGAAATCGCCACACAGATGACTGCACCCGCCAAAAGCATCACCCGCACTGCCGATCTCTTGGAGAACTTTGCTCGCTCGCGGTAAGTCGCTGATCTCGCCTCAAACGGCCGGTTTCATCAACAGACCCTGTCCGGTGGGCAACGTGCAGATCGGGACACCCAACTCACGGGCCACGGCATCCATACCCAGCCTCTGCTGGTCGCGGCCCCGCTGCCCGTAATCGTCTAGGAGAACGAAGGCTCCCGGAGTGAGGCGCGGCCAAAAGAAGCGCAGCGCAGCGACCTCCGGCGGCGAGCAATTCATGTCGATATGAAGATAGGCCACAGATTTGGACTCGACCTGATCCAGCGTCTCGGGAACCGTACCGGCGACGATGCGGACGTTCTTCCACTCCGCAAAGTTCTTGCGCACACTCTCGACCGAGTTGGCGTAGATGCCGAAGTCGAGGGCGGCTTGGCTTTTGGCCAGAGCCCCTTCATCCTCTTCGGCATCCGTGACAAAGCGTGGATCCATCCCGCCGAAGGTGTCCAACAGATAGAAACACTTGCCCAGCCGATCCCAGTCCAGATGCTGCATGATCGCACTGCTCAGAAACCCATGGCTGACTCCACACTCGACGAAATCGCCGTCGAGCTTGCTCGCGCTGATCGCCGCCCATAAGCCGATGTGGAATCGCCACTCCCAATGGTAGAAATCCTCACCGCCAATCGACTGCACACCGCGCGCATACGCACGACGAAACGCCGGGTCGTCCCTGAACGCATCGTTGTTGAAACAAATCAGCGCGTCGTCGGAATACACGTCGGGAAGGAAAGTCCGAGGAATGGCATACCCGGTACGCAGCGCCGCCCACATCAGTCGAAACTTCACTGGCCACTGCTTGGAAATCCCCACGGCGGTCACCATACAACTGCACGTAACACTTCTGTGGTAAACGGGACCGTTTCGCAGCAAACTCATTAGAGGAGCACAGAGTCAGCGCCTGTTGGAGTCGCTGACCGGATGCTGGCCCTTGTGAGCCGGCCCGGGCGTCAACCTGCGGGTTTGATGATCAAGCCTTGGCCGGTGGGCAACATGCACACGGAGACACCCAATTCACTTGCCACAGTATCGATGGCCAGTCGCTGTTCGTCACGGCCGCGATTTGCGTAGTCGTCGAGCAGCACAAAGGCACCCGGCGTCAGCTTCGGCCAGAAATAGTGGAGTGCGGCGACTTCTGGTGGAGCGCAGTTCATGTCGATATGGAGGTACGCAACCGCGTCTGAATCCACCTCGTCCAATGTCTCGGGCACTGCACCTACGATGATCCGCTGGTTCTTCCATTGCGCGAAGTTGGCCCGGACACTATCGACGGAACTCACGTACATACCGGTGTCGACGTGGTGCTTGCTGACCTCGAGTGCTCCCGCCTCGCGTTCGGCCGCGGTGACAAAGCGGGGATCGAGCCCCGAGAATGTATCGAGCAAATAGAACGTCTTGCCCAGCCGATCCCAATCCAGGTACTCCATGATGGCACTGCTGAGAAACCCGTAGCTCACGCCGCACTCGACAAAATCACCCTCGAGCTTGCTCGCGCTGGACGCCGCCCATAGACCCACATGCACCCGCCACTCCCACTGATACCAATCCTCGTTACCGAGGGAGCGAGCGCCACGCTTGTAGGCGCGCTTGAACGCCGGGTCGTCGACAAACGCATAGCTGTTGAAGCAAATCAATGCGTCGTTTGCATACACCCGGGGTAGCAGAGTGCGCGCAAGCCAGTATTCGAAACGCACAAACTGAAGCCAGATGCGCGTCTTGGTTGACAGTCCAGGTGCCACGCCAGCAACCCTAACATCGGCCGACTTCGGGGACCGGCTTGCCAGTGGAGCGCTTAGACGCAGACTCTCGTGCGAGCATATTTCTCCAGCAGATCCGCTGTGCGGCCTACGCTTTCACTAGGCTTAGTCATCCGAGCGGCGAGGTCGCGGGCATTCGCTACGTATTCTGGGGCGAGAATTCGACGAAGATCAGCGACCAATGTGTTCGCCGTTGTGCTCGCGAAGCGCCGACCGCCGCCCACTTTCAATCGCTTCAACTGATTGGCGAAGAACGGTTGATCACCTGCTGTCCACAGGATCAGTGTGGGTACCCCGGCGCGCAGACTGGCGGCTGTGGTGCCGGAACCGCCGTGGTGGACGATCGCGCGGCAGGCCGGAAAAACTCTCTCATAGTTTGCAGCGCCGACGACCATCACGTGGTCGTAGTCAGGTACGCCGGTAAAGTCAGTCCACCCAGAGCAGATCAGCGCCCGCTCGCCCAGTTGTGTACATACGTTGCTGATCATCCTGACTGTGTCGGCAGGAGATTCCACCGGCATACTGCCGAAGCCGAAGCAAATCGGCGGCGAGCCGGACGCGACCCATGACGAGATTTCATCATCCCGATCCGTGGTCAGCCCCATCGTCAGAGCACCCACAAATGGCCGGCGGCCATTCCACTTCCGCCACTCTTTCGCCAATCCCGGAAAGACCACCTCGTCGTAGGCCTGAATCTCAAGAGACCCGCGCTCGGCGATCCGCCCCGGAGAGGCCTCTGTCGCGACCGGCAATCCGAGTTCACGGCGCTGCGCGTCCTCGGCCTTTTTGTTCATACGCCAACACATCCAGTCGTACGCCTTAAACCCTGTGCGGGCCAGGGGCGCCGGAACATACGGTATGAGGTGGCCGTTTGGTCGCATGGGAAAGTAGTGCAGTACGGCCAGAGGGATGTCGTAGTACTCACCGACGTTGACGGCAAGGTCTTGATAGAGCTGCCCGGTGAACAACAGATCGGCGCCGGCAGCAAGTGCTGTCAAGGTCCTACTCATATCCGCCCAGTGCCTCAGCACTGGTTCCCAAGCTTCGCGCATCAGCTTGATGGGCTCGCGGACTGTCCAGAAATTGCGGTACAACTTCGAGAACTTGAGGAGAATCTCGTCATCCCAAAAATCGTGTGGCGGCGGTCCGTAGGGAACCGCGGTCAGCCCGATCTTGCCGGCGAGATCCATCAAGTTCGGCGGAACCGCCATCCGCACTTCGTGCCCACGGCCTTGCAGCTCTCGGCCAGTGGCAAGCAACGATTCGATATCACCCCGCGTCCCGTACGCTGCCAGCACAAACTTCATCGATGACCCCCATGCGCACGCCGTGCACGTTGCGCTGCACTTCACGACCGGCAGCCGCATACGCGCGCCTTGACGGGCGAACCAACAGCCGACGGACTACTCCCATCGCGAACGTATCAGAATCGCACTCAACTAGCCCAGGCAACCCTCAGATTTTTGTGTCAGACACCACAGCAAGCACCGAGGACACCACCGACCAGCGAGTTGGCGATACTGCCGCACGCTACGAAAGGGGGCCCTATCTGATCAGCAAAACTTGGCGCCGACAGGCAACCGATAAAGGTTGTCGATCAGCCGGAGGCCGAACCGGCGAACTTCTCAACACGATCAGCCGCGACGGCAACGTTGTCGGAGGGCTTGGTCATCTGAGCACCGAGCTCGCGGGCTCGGATGAGGTATTCCGGCGCGAGGATACGGCGTAGATCGGCAATCAACGTATCCCGGGTGGTTCTTGAAAATCGCCGGGTGGCGCCAACTTTCATCCGGCCCACCTGAGTTCCCCAGAGGGCCTGATTGGCGTCCATCGAGAGGATCAAGGTGGGCACGCCCGCGCGCAGGCTTGCGGCTGTGGTGCCGGAGCCGCCGTGATGGACGACCGCACGGCACATTGGAAAGACGGTTGCGTAGTTCACGCCACCGACAACCTTGACGCGGTCGGAGTTTGGCACACCGCTGAAGTCGCTCCAGCCGGCGCACACCAGTGCGCGCTCGCCCAACTCCCCGCACGCGGAACTGATCATCTCGACAGTCTCAGCCGGAGATTCCACCGGCATGCTGCCGAAGCCGAAGCAGATCGGTGGTGATCCCGACGCAATCCATGACGTGATGTCGTCATCGACTTCGGTGCCGAGCTCCAGCGTCAGAGCGCCGACGAACGGCCGAAGACCATCCCACTTCACCCATTCCTCGGCCAACCCTGGGAAACACGCCTCATCGTAGGCCTGGATCTCCAGAGATCCGCGTTCAGCAATCCGCCGGGGCGAGGGAGTCGTCGCTTTCGGCAATCCGAGTTCACGGCGCTGCGCGTTCTCTACTTTCTTGTTCAAACGCCAGGTGAACCAGTCGAACAGCGTCATCGCGGGTCGGCGAAACGGCATTGGAAGGAACGTGACGAGTTGGCTGTTGGGCCGCATCGGAATGTGGTGCAGCGTCACCAGCGGGAGGTCAAAGAACTCGGCCACACTCACCGCGGTTTCTTGGTAAGCCTGACCAGCCAACACCACATCAGCATCGCGGGCCAGCGACGTCAGGGTAGTATTCATCTGCGCCCAGGACTCGTCGCTGAGATCCCACATCTGCCGCCACAACGCCCTGAGTTCGCGAACTCTCCAGAAGTTGTGGAAGGCGGACGTCCAAAACTTGCGGTAGATCTCGAGCCATGTCCGGGTGTCGAGCCCATAAGCGACTGTCTGGAGCCCGGCGGACTCGGTGAAGTCCATCAAGTCTGGTGCGACGGCCATAGTCACGTCGTGACCCCTGCGTTGCAACTCGCGAGCAATGACCAGCGAGGGTTCGACGTCGCCACGGGTTCCATAGCAAGCCAGCACAATCTTCATCGCGCAGCCAACATATCGGTCAGGCCGCAGGAGCGACCGTCAAGAGTGGACGAATTCTGGTCACGCTTTGCGCCAGAAGACGCCAGTCCCGTCCACTTCGTGGATCTCTTCGGTGATTCCGTAGGTTGTCCGGAAATCGGTTACGGCTTTTTTGCACGCCGCGATGGCATGGTAATCGTCGATGATGCAGAAGCCCCCCGACGAGAGTTTCGAATACAGCCCGTCCAGCGCTTGGATCGTGGATTCGTAGAGATCGCCGTCGAGTCGCAGGACTGATATTTGATCGATGGGTGCGTCGTGGAGCGTGTCTTTGAACCACCCCTTCACGAAACGGACCTGATCGTCCAGCAGGTCGTAACGCTTGAAATTGGCCCGCACTTCTTCTTCGGACACGGCCAACGCGGCATAACGATACAACTTGTCGCCCTTGTCGTGCTTGTACTTTGCGGCATCGGGGCGCGGCAGGCCCTCAAACGAATCGGCGAGCCAGACGGTTCGCTTCTCGTCTCCGTACGCCGCCAGGATCGCGCGCATGAGAATGGACGCGCCGCCACGCCACACGCCACACTCGACCAGATCGCCGGGAACGTTGTCTTCAAGAACTGTCTCGACGCAGTGCTGCAGGCTGGTGAGCCTTTGCATTCCGATCATCGTCAGTGCGTCCGCCGGCCAGTCAAGTCCCAGATCGCGGGCATGCGCGTTGAACGGGACCCTGCGGACGAGCATGAGGTTGCGCGTTCTGAGGAGAGCCCGTCCGGCGGTATACCAGCCAACCGGCACCAGCTCGTCAGCTCCGTACCGGGTGAGGTCCCGGCGAAGCAGATCCAGGTACGCAGCTCTCGTATCGCGCTCTGTCACAGTCAACAAACGCCCCTTGTCTGGGATGCGGCCTGCCCGCCAATGCGGCGAGCATTGATGAACTCGGAGTGTACCCCGTCACGGTGTAAGCGCTGTTGCTGGTATTTGGCCTCGGTCGGACCAGATGAAGCAATATCGTGCCCGCGATGAGGTTGCGTAGGAGTCACTTACTGGCCTTCTGCATGTCTGACAGGTAGTCCATTCGTGGCCGAGATCACGATTTCGGCCTTTGCCCTCGTTTGCCGGTCCTGCCAGCTGTTGCTGGTAGCAGCCGCCGACCGCATCGGTGCTGCGTCGCTTTTGAACGCACAACGAGGCCGGAGCGACGGACGGTGTCGCCGGACCGTGAGGACACTGGCGTCTTCTTACGGCTGGTCGCCTCTGATCCTTACACTAGGAGCTCTCGGCGGACCTGACACTCTCTACAGGGATGCTCGTCTCGCGCCGGAGACGAGATTTCAACTGCATCGCGCGCTTCTCCACCAGAAACCAACTCAACGCAGCAACTGGCAAGGTGGCCAGAGCCGAGACAACGAAAAAAGCAACCGGGTTCAAGAATGTGAGGCCAACGATAGCTAGTAGCTGCTGTATCGGGAATGCGTATATATAAAGGCCGTAAGACAGATCTGTGCGCAGCCTCAGCCGCTTGTCGCGGATCAGCGCGCCGGTGACGATGACGGCGTACGCAAGCGGAAGCGCTGCAACGAGCCGGTAGTCAGGCAGCAGGATCGAGGCCGCGACGACGGTCACCACACTCGCCGCGACAAGTGACCATTTCGCCGGGATAACGTCGCGCCAGTGATACATCACCGCGCCGGCCAAGAACATCAAGGCACATCGTGCCAGCAGCTGAGGGGCCGTCCATACACCCGGAAATGTAAGTGGCGGCAGCAACAATGCCCCAACCAATGCCACCGCGAAGAGGACGGGTGAAACCCAGCGGCGCGATGCTAGGCCGACCACGCCCAAAACTGCAACGGCCAGATAGCACAACACCTCCCAAAAGAGAGACCAGAGCGATGCATTCCAATCGCCGCTGAACGGAACCTCGAGCGGCGTGCCGCCGACATCGTGCTGAAGATTGAGTACTCCGAGATTCTTGAGGACGTACTCGAAGGGCGCTGTGGACATCAACAGCTTCGTAACCGACCCGCCCTGGATCGCTACACTGATCGGGGCGATCACGAACGCCGTCACGATCAAGCACACATAAAACCCCGGAAGAATGCGGAGCGCTCGCGCCGCAAGATACTCACGCAAGCGCGGGTTGGTAAGCCAACTCCTGGCAATGAGAAATCCTGAGACCGCGAAGAACCCGTCGACGCCCACCGCGAAAAGAAACTGAACGAGTGCCGCAGGCGGCATGCGGCCAGTGACCGGGAACGAGTGGAAGAGCATCACCTCGGCGGCCAGTGCAAGCCTCAAGGCGTTCAGGGCATTGTTTCGCGGATCGAAGACCTGCTCGAGTTTCATCTAACCTCCACCGACTGTGTTCCGATCCATTCCAGAAGGGCTTTGACGCCGTCGTCGAGCGTCCAATTCGGACGCCAGAGCAGGTCGTCCTGCGCCGCGTCGATGGAGCAGCTTGCGGCGCGTACATCACCGTCACGGAATTTGGAAACGACTTTCGGCTCGGGCGCACCGCAGTTCGCGGCGATCATTCGAGCAAGCTCGTGGATTGTTGTGCCGGTTCCCGAACCGATGTCGACGCAACGCGATTCGGTCGCAGGCTTTTTCACCGCCGCTAGCAGCGCGTCGGCGACATCGTCGATGAAGACGAAATCCCTGATGATCCTGCCGTCTTCGTAGACCTCCAACGTTTGGTGGTCGCGCGCCAACCGCGCGAAGAGCGCGACGATTCCGGTGTACGAGTTCGTCAGCGACTGACCGGGGCCGAACACGTTCTGCAGACGTAACACGCTGAGGTTGGTGTCGTGCGCCGCCGTCCACGCGGCCAGCATGTGCTCCTGAGCGAGTTTGGTCGCTGCGTAGATGTTGGTCGGCCGGGGCTCGGTCCGGTCCGCGGAGCTGGGTAGCGGTGCCGCGGATTCGCCCGATGGTCCTTGGGGGTCCCAGATACCGGCTGACAATTGAGCATGGCTGCGAGGCCGCGGATAGAAGGCCTGTGTCGCGCATTGCCACGCGCCCTCGCCATAGACAGCCCTCGACGACGCAACGACGAGCTGTTCGGGTACCAGCCCCGAACGCGTCAGAGCATCGAGGAGCTGCGTAGTTCCCACCACGTTGACCGACCCGTGGCGGGTCGCCTCCGCCAGCGACTGTCCTGTTCCAGTCTCGGCCGCCAAGTGGACGATCTGGGTGGGTCGGAACAGCCGGAGCACAGCATCTATGTCAGGCGCATGAGTGACATCACCGGTGAACAGCCGTACCGAGGGTGGAAGATCGATAGGCTGGCTACCGGAATGAACTTGTGGATGCAAGACGTCCATGACTGCGACGTCATAGCCGTCCTTGACGAGGCGCCGCGAGAGCGCGGATCCGACGAATCCCGCCCCGCCAGTAATGAGCACGGATGCTGACAACGAACCGAACCCTCTCACTATGTGCCAGGGAGGCGAAAGCCTCCGACCGCGTCGTCTCTTAGAGGCCGCGGCGGCTTACCATCACGCCTCCAGTGAACCTATGCGGATGGCCTCGGAAACTCCGTGGTAGGCGTGTCATCGTCATGATCGTCGTTTTTCCGACGGTCGTCCCCCAGCAGCAAAGTCCGCACCATCGGCCGGGTTCCCAGGGGCTCGAGGAGGGCACTGGCTGGGCGCTGCCTTATACGAAGAGGCCACCAGAACCAGCGTCCGAGCATCGCCGCGATCGCCGGCGTCATGAACGATCGCACAATCAACGTGTCGAACATGAGCCCCAGTGCGATGGTGGTACCGATCTGACCGATGATGCGCAGGTCGCTGACCACCATCGACGCCATCGTAAAAGCGAATACCAGCCCCGCTGTCGTGACAACCTTGCCGGTGCCCCCCATCGCACGGATGATGCCCGTGTTGATACCGGCGGCTACTTCTTCCTTCATTCGTGACACCAGCAGCAGGTTGTAGTCTGACCCCACCGCCAACAGAATGATCACCGACATCGCGAGCACCATCCAGTGCAGGTGGATGCCGAGAATGTACTGCCAGACCAGCACGGAGACGCCGAACGAGGCGCCAAGGGAAAGCACCACTGTCCCGACGATCACGAGAGCAGCAATGAAGCTGCGCGTGATGAGCAGCATGATGATGAAAACCAGACAAATCGCGGCGACACCTGCGAGCCAAAGATCGCCCATGGATCCGTCGTGCCAATCCTTCGCGGTCGACGCGGCACCGGCCAAGAAGACTTGCGCGCCTTGGAGAGGCGTCCCCTTCAGCGCTTCCTCGGCCGCTGTCTTTACCTGATCTACACGTGCGATGCCTTCCGGGGTTGCGGGGGCACCGCGATGCGAGATGATGAATCGCGCCGCTCTCCCGTCCGGGGAGAGGAAGGACCCCATCGCCTTCTTGAAGTCTTCATTTTCGAAGACTTCCGGGGGCATGAAGAAGGATTCGTCGTTATTGCTTTCGTCGTACGCCATGCCCATGGTGGAGAGGTATTTATTCGAGAAGTCCATTTGGTCATAAAAGCCGGTCATGGTGCTGTGCATGGTGAGGATCATGGTCCGCATGAACTTCAAGATCTCGATGTTCTCGGGCAACAGGGCGGCGATTTGTGGGAGTAGCACGTCCAGTTTATCGAGATTGACCAGAAGTTCCTCAAATTTGACGTTCACCCGGTCGATACCATCGAAGCTGTCGAACAGCGATCTGAACGACCAGCAGATTGGGATATTTATACAATGCGGCTCCCAATACAGGTAATTTCTAATTGGCCGCAAGAAATCGTCGAAATCGGCCATGCTATCACGCAGATCGTCAATGACATCCTTTATCTCATGCGTTTTCAGCGTCATTTGATGCGTCAGCTCATTCAACCGCAAAGTCAACGCATACTGCGCCTGCATCAGGGTAATCATTTTGGACATGTCGTCCGCCTGCACCAACATGTCCCCCATGCGATCGTTCTGATACTTCATCACGGTGCCCATATTGGCGTTCTGCAAACTGAGCATGAATGGTATCGACGTGTTACCGATCGGGGTCCCCTCTGGCCGGGTGATGCCCTGCACACGAGAGATACCGGGAACCCGGAAGACTGCCTTGGCGATCCT
It encodes the following:
- a CDS encoding NAD-dependent epimerase/dehydratase family protein, whose translation is MLITGGAGFVGSALSRRLVKDGYDVAVMDVLHPQVHSGSQPIDLPPSVRLFTGDVTHAPDIDAVLRLFRPTQIVHLAAETGTGQSLAEATRHGSVNVVGTTQLLDALTRSGLVPEQLVVASSRAVYGEGAWQCATQAFYPRPRSHAQLSAGIWDPQGPSGESAAPLPSSADRTEPRPTNIYAATKLAQEHMLAAWTAAHDTNLSVLRLQNVFGPGQSLTNSYTGIVALFARLARDHQTLEVYEDGRIIRDFVFIDDVADALLAAVKKPATESRCVDIGSGTGTTIHELARMIAANCGAPEPKVVSKFRDGDVRAASCSIDAAQDDLLWRPNWTLDDGVKALLEWIGTQSVEVR
- a CDS encoding RND family transporter — protein: MSEQRSRPPFFARITRAAAPIIILAWVALILISTFIAVDGSWRSMIPALEKVGREHSVSVMPEDAPSGLAMRQMGQVFQESDSDSSAMIVLEGQEPLGDDAHAYYSELVGQLRDDPAHIQHVQDLWSDRLTSSSVESPDRKATYVQLNLVGDQGTALGEESVNAVREIVNRNPPPAGIDVYVTGAAPLASDMQRAGDHSILRITAVTVVIIFAVLLFVYRSIVTVILLLITVFLELAAARGVVAFLGHNDAFVLSTFAVNMLVFLAIAAGTDYGIFFFGRYQEARQAGEDRESAYYTMYRSVTPVVLASGLTIAGAIFCLTFTRLPYFKTMGIPCAIGMLVAVAVAVTAGPAVVALGSGFGLLEPKRKLAVQRWRGIGTAVVRWPGPILAASLALALLGLLTLPGYQTSYNDREYIPGDIPANQGYNAAERHFSQARLMPDILMIESGHDMRNPADFLILNRIAKAVFRVPGISRVQGITRPEGTPIGNTSIPFMLSLQNANMGTVMKYQNDRMGDMLVQADDMSKMITLMQAQYALTLRLNELTHQMTLKTHEIKDVIDDLRDSMADFDDFLRPIRNYLYWEPHCINIPICWSFRSLFDSFDGIDRVNVKFEELLVNLDKLDVLLPQIAALLPENIEILKFMRTMILTMHSTMTGFYDQMDFSNKYLSTMGMAYDESNNDESFFMPPEVFENEDFKKAMGSFLSPDGRAARFIISHRGAPATPEGIARVDQVKTAAEEALKGTPLQGAQVFLAGAASTAKDWHDGSMGDLWLAGVAAICLVFIIMLLITRSFIAALVIVGTVVLSLGASFGVSVLVWQYILGIHLHWMVLAMSVIILLAVGSDYNLLLVSRMKEEVAAGINTGIIRAMGGTGKVVTTAGLVFAFTMASMVVSDLRIIGQIGTTIALGLMFDTLIVRSFMTPAIAAMLGRWFWWPLRIRQRPASALLEPLGTRPMVRTLLLGDDRRKNDDHDDDTPTTEFPRPSA